One Gloeothece verrucosa PCC 7822 DNA window includes the following coding sequences:
- a CDS encoding DUF1835 domain-containing protein codes for MLHITNGDCAANLIKQTGLPGDILAWRDMLYEGPVPAALSSFELLNVRAEFLAQWNGWVTKEEVLTQFITRDETLANFHKYSHIILWFEHDLYDQLQLIQILNWFQKQSLDSTELSLICINHFPGIESFKGLGQLNPEQMRSLYETRQPVSTEQLLLAASAWVAFCSPNPSAIEEFLKRDINALPFLRNALTRYLEDFPSIFNGLSRTQKQILSAVETGIKSFSEIFRQNIDIEDYFFPGDIDVWNYLYQLSSSDDPLLIGVDRELLAFPWQCPTKEEFLRQKVQLTSSGRNVLKGQTDWININGIDCWKGGVHLQNKTHLWRWDEQNHQLKSD; via the coding sequence ATGCTGCATATAACAAATGGTGATTGCGCCGCCAATCTAATCAAACAAACCGGCTTACCTGGAGACATTTTAGCTTGGCGAGATATGCTCTATGAAGGGCCTGTTCCTGCCGCCTTATCATCCTTTGAACTGCTTAATGTTAGAGCAGAATTTCTTGCTCAGTGGAACGGTTGGGTAACAAAAGAAGAGGTTTTAACTCAGTTTATCACTAGAGATGAAACCTTAGCCAATTTTCACAAATACTCTCATATAATTCTTTGGTTTGAACATGATTTATATGACCAACTACAACTGATTCAAATCCTAAATTGGTTTCAAAAACAAAGTTTAGACTCAACCGAACTGAGTTTAATTTGTATTAATCATTTTCCAGGTATTGAATCATTCAAAGGTTTAGGACAGTTAAATCCTGAACAGATGCGCTCTCTTTACGAAACCCGACAACCCGTATCAACCGAACAATTATTATTAGCCGCTTCTGCTTGGGTGGCTTTTTGTTCACCGAATCCCAGTGCTATTGAAGAGTTTCTTAAAAGAGATATTAATGCTTTACCTTTTTTGAGAAATGCCCTCACGAGATATTTAGAAGATTTCCCCTCAATATTTAATGGACTTTCCCGAACTCAAAAACAAATTCTTTCTGCTGTAGAAACAGGAATTAAATCTTTTTCAGAAATATTTAGGCAAAATATCGATATTGAAGATTATTTTTTTCCGGGTGATATTGATGTTTGGAATTATCTTTATCAATTATCCTCAAGTGATGACCCTTTATTAATAGGAGTTGATAGAGAATTGCTTGCTTTTCCTTGGCAATGTCCAACAAAAGAAGAATTTTTAAGACAAAAAGTTCAGTTAACTTCTAGCGGACGTAATGTTTTAAAAGGTCAAACTGATTGGATTAATATTAATGGGATAGATTGCTGGAAAGGAGGGGTACATTTACAAAATAAAACCCATCTATGGCGATGGGATGAACAAAATCATCAATTAAAATCTGATTAG
- a CDS encoding DUF2887 domain-containing protein gives MVYFRNRVKRIYLDELGEAAESSLGVGVVKLVIESEENLGQKARALVQQAKQQLTEEAVKRNFIDLVETILVYKLPGKTWEEVKAMFGLEELKQTRVYQDGYQEGQQAAKLELIGGLVKEGLSIEQIARVLQLPVEVVQQEAQKAASTSDNS, from the coding sequence ATCGTTTATTTCAGGAATAGAGTTAAGCGTATTTATTTAGATGAACTCGGAGAAGCCGCAGAATCATCTTTAGGGGTAGGAGTTGTTAAGCTAGTAATAGAATCTGAGGAAAACTTGGGGCAAAAGGCTAGGGCGTTAGTCCAACAAGCTAAACAACAGTTAACCGAGGAAGCGGTTAAACGCAATTTTATTGATTTAGTTGAAACAATTTTAGTTTACAAATTACCTGGTAAAACTTGGGAGGAAGTTAAAGCTATGTTTGGGTTAGAAGAGTTAAAACAAACTAGAGTTTATCAAGATGGCTATCAAGAAGGACAGCAAGCCGCTAAACTGGAACTGATAGGCGGCTTAGTCAAGGAAGGTTTAAGTATCGAACAAATTGCTAGAGTGTTACAGTTGCCTGTAGAGGTGGTACAACAAGAAGCACAAAAAGCCGCATCTACTTCAGATAATTCTTAA
- a CDS encoding type II toxin-antitoxin system PemK/MazF family toxin, whose translation MRRGEIYYANLSPVIGSEIAKNRPVLIISNDINNRAASTVTILPMTSNVERVYPFEVLVLPSDSNLPKPSKVQAQQIRTISKQRIQGDVVGSLSEQLMQSVDSAIKLHLALL comes from the coding sequence ATGAGACGTGGTGAAATCTATTATGCTAACCTTAGTCCGGTTATCGGTTCAGAAATTGCTAAAAATCGTCCAGTATTAATAATTAGTAATGATATTAATAACCGTGCGGCTTCTACAGTAACGATTTTACCAATGACCTCAAATGTAGAGAGAGTTTATCCGTTTGAGGTGTTAGTATTGCCATCAGACAGTAATTTACCAAAACCGTCTAAAGTTCAGGCGCAACAGATACGAACAATTTCCAAACAGCGTATTCAAGGTGATGTAGTGGGTAGTTTAAGTGAGCAATTAATGCAGTCAGTAGATAGTGCTATCAAATTGCATTTGGCACTTTTATAA
- a CDS encoding tRNA-guanine transglycosylase, which produces MFSVIKSSEYGRIGQLTNKEKNFSTPLLFPVVCLVTGTTARGGGLWKYVLQADQANGLLRRNLPVMSQVLHFLDFAPNNFKSVEKWRKLGIKQRYFEDVVPQIKYEAPLFLDSGGFQLLSKKSIDLSAYNLSLEGSKGYQSILRLQEEFGGDIIATLDYPLPPKLIKSEAEDRMNRSLENAVKSAYTLQKNQDWSPFLYVAVHGQTRESIGDYVQQIFEKFKRKKKLKDYRFGLAVGSLVPLRGAHKYEIIINLIRGLKENIPHKQRSNIPIHVFGITGTLIPILAYLGIDTFDSSTYIQEAKSLRYLEPNTRVNKPILEVEFVLPPLIL; this is translated from the coding sequence ATGTTTTCAGTAATTAAATCTTCAGAATATGGACGTATAGGACAACTTACTAACAAGGAAAAAAACTTTTCTACTCCTCTTCTGTTTCCAGTAGTTTGTCTAGTAACTGGAACAACAGCAAGAGGAGGAGGTTTGTGGAAATATGTTCTACAAGCTGATCAGGCTAATGGTTTATTGCGCCGTAATTTGCCAGTTATGTCTCAAGTTCTTCATTTTTTAGATTTTGCTCCTAACAATTTTAAATCAGTGGAAAAATGGCGTAAGCTAGGGATCAAGCAACGTTACTTTGAAGATGTTGTGCCTCAAATCAAGTACGAAGCACCCTTATTTCTTGATTCAGGAGGTTTTCAATTGCTTTCAAAAAAAAGCATAGATTTATCTGCTTATAATTTATCTCTTGAAGGCAGCAAGGGTTATCAATCAATTTTGCGCTTACAGGAGGAATTTGGCGGCGATATAATAGCTACTTTAGATTATCCTCTTCCCCCAAAATTAATTAAATCTGAAGCAGAAGATCGCATGAATAGAAGCTTAGAGAATGCTGTTAAATCTGCTTATACACTTCAAAAAAATCAAGATTGGTCGCCTTTTTTATATGTGGCTGTACACGGACAAACTCGTGAAAGTATAGGCGATTATGTTCAGCAAATATTTGAAAAATTTAAGAGAAAAAAAAAATTAAAAGATTATCGTTTTGGTTTAGCAGTTGGTTCTTTAGTTCCTTTGCGTGGGGCACATAAATATGAAATAATAATCAATTTAATTAGAGGATTAAAAGAAAATATTCCTCATAAGCAGCGTTCTAATATTCCTATTCATGTATTTGGTATAACAGGTACTCTGATTCCTATTTTGGCTTATTTAGGAATAGATACTTTTGATTCTAGCACCTATATTCAAGAGGCTAAATCTTTAAGGTACTTAGAACCGAACACTAGAGTTAATAAACCTATTCTTGAGGTGGAATTTGTTCTGCCACCCCTGATACTTTAA
- a CDS encoding DEAD/DEAH box helicase, which yields MATFRTSISKNDHAITRPHILVTTAESLDRLYLNPKPDFENYLRQLTGIVFDEVHLYHSVYGVHIYHLVRRLEELKNGQCLTRIASSATISDPGGFIRNFFYGNSHNSVLVHDASNYEQEPAGLEVLYFLQSPEELNIGAASTLIQSVMAMGHGVLSNDDRAIVFSDSLDMAGRLTAQIKDAEENKRTPDLHQESLTELSTTFIPYKTVYRYHPAPFLSVLDIEHHPNWVSDDRQTVTVRLNCEGVKQENFQFPKKVYVKPLYSDEQGNQTVKFCPQCYAIYSISRSRCSCHQDLQAVKLYAEPIVERSYEALVEPRQIRASFNILEKMQGTTTVRGSSVVAKRLFWHPQDGCYRPQRHTQAYNFNALYDIPVRYSIPTKGIVWSLTGIVEQLLQDNSLRQQVEQPVINGQHKNLNEELILHTAAHILHRAIASISGVNEQELEYWCDIPNHEVIVWERYEGGAGISEVFENTLRTNAVEVYQELLASVLCPVDLAENPNWTSPEQLCSELAQRWGLAEDHELIVRIVQEAEAERHVNTQQEEERICHDDDGCPACIHTTYCTERNNQVLSVSRMVGEQILHWFMQTINTED from the coding sequence ATGGCAACGTTTCGCACCTCCATTTCTAAAAATGATCATGCAATAACTCGCCCTCATATTTTAGTTACTACGGCTGAATCATTAGATCGTCTTTATCTCAATCCAAAACCAGACTTTGAGAACTATCTACGACAACTAACAGGTATCGTTTTTGATGAAGTCCATTTATATCACTCTGTTTATGGTGTTCATATCTATCATCTTGTTCGTCGCCTTGAAGAGTTAAAAAATGGTCAGTGCTTAACTCGAATCGCTTCGAGTGCTACAATTTCTGACCCAGGAGGTTTTATCAGGAACTTTTTCTACGGAAATTCCCATAATTCTGTATTGGTTCACGATGCTAGTAATTATGAACAAGAACCTGCTGGTTTAGAAGTTCTTTACTTTTTGCAATCTCCCGAAGAATTGAATATAGGAGCAGCATCAACTTTAATTCAAAGTGTTATGGCAATGGGGCATGGTGTTTTATCTAATGATGACCGTGCTATTGTTTTCTCTGATTCTCTAGATATGGCGGGTAGGTTAACTGCTCAAATTAAAGATGCTGAAGAAAATAAGCGTACTCCTGATTTACATCAAGAAAGTTTGACGGAATTATCAACGACTTTCATTCCTTATAAAACTGTTTATCGTTATCACCCTGCCCCTTTTTTATCTGTTTTGGATATCGAACATCATCCTAATTGGGTGAGCGATGATAGACAAACTGTAACGGTTCGCCTTAATTGTGAAGGAGTCAAACAAGAAAATTTTCAATTTCCTAAAAAAGTTTATGTAAAGCCCCTATATAGTGATGAACAAGGTAATCAAACAGTTAAGTTTTGCCCTCAATGTTATGCAATTTATAGTATAAGTCGTAGTCGATGTAGCTGCCACCAAGACTTACAAGCAGTTAAGCTTTATGCTGAACCAATTGTTGAACGAAGCTATGAAGCTTTAGTAGAACCTCGGCAAATTAGAGCAAGTTTTAATATTCTAGAAAAAATGCAAGGAACGACAACTGTAAGAGGCTCTTCAGTTGTAGCTAAACGGCTATTTTGGCATCCTCAAGATGGCTGTTACAGACCTCAACGCCATACTCAAGCTTATAATTTTAATGCTTTATACGACATCCCTGTTCGATATAGTATTCCCACTAAAGGAATTGTTTGGAGTTTAACAGGAATTGTTGAGCAGTTATTACAGGACAATAGTTTACGTCAACAAGTAGAGCAACCTGTTATTAATGGTCAACATAAAAATCTAAATGAGGAACTAATCTTACACACTGCCGCTCATATTTTACATAGAGCGATCGCTTCTATTAGTGGTGTTAACGAACAAGAATTAGAATACTGGTGTGATATCCCCAATCATGAAGTAATAGTTTGGGAGCGCTACGAAGGAGGCGCAGGAATTTCCGAGGTCTTTGAAAATACCTTAAGGACTAATGCAGTGGAAGTTTATCAAGAATTATTAGCGTCTGTCCTTTGTCCTGTAGATTTAGCAGAAAATCCCAACTGGACATCACCTGAGCAGCTATGCTCCGAACTAGCTCAACGTTGGGGTTTAGCAGAAGATCATGAGCTTATTGTTAGAATTGTACAAGAAGCAGAAGCAGAGCGTCACGTAAATACTCAACAAGAAGAAGAGCGAATATGCCACGATGATGATGGCTGCCCCGCTTGTATTCATACAACCTACTGTACAGAACGCAATAATCAGGTTTTAAGTGTTAGCCGAATGGTAGGCGAACAAATTTTACATTGGTTTATGCAAACAATAAATACAGAAGACTAA
- the hemL gene encoding glutamate-1-semialdehyde 2,1-aminomutase, which yields MVSTTSFTTTKSEEIFTAAQKLMPGGVSSPVRAFKSVGGQPIVFDHVKGAYIWDVDGNEYIDYVGTWGPAICGHAHPNVIAALHEALEKGTSFGAPSLQENLLAQMVIDAVPSIEMVRFVNSGTEACMSVLRLMRAFTNREKIIKFEGCYHGHADMFLVKAGSGVATLGLPDSPGVPKTTTSNTLTAPYNDLEAVKALFEENPDQIAGVILEPVVGNAGFIPPDAGFLEGLREITKEHKALLVFDEVMTGFRIAYGGAQEKFGVTPDLTTLGKVIGGGLPVGAYGGRKDIMALVAPSGPMYQAGTLSGNPLAMTAGIKTLELLQKPGTYDYLDRVTKKLTQGLLSLAKEAGHAVYGGSISGMFGFFFTGETVHNYEDAKKSDVAKFGRFHRGMLERGVYLAPSQFEAGFTSLAHTDEDIDKTLEAAKEVFSSL from the coding sequence TTGGTTAGCACAACTTCCTTTACAACCACTAAATCTGAAGAAATCTTTACGGCTGCTCAAAAGTTAATGCCCGGCGGGGTAAGCTCTCCAGTACGTGCTTTTAAATCTGTTGGCGGACAACCCATTGTTTTTGATCACGTTAAAGGGGCTTATATTTGGGATGTCGATGGCAATGAGTATATTGATTATGTAGGAACTTGGGGACCGGCAATTTGTGGTCATGCTCATCCGAATGTGATCGCCGCTCTCCATGAAGCTTTGGAAAAGGGAACCAGTTTTGGCGCACCCTCTCTACAAGAAAATTTGCTCGCCCAAATGGTCATTGATGCGGTTCCGAGTATTGAAATGGTGCGCTTTGTCAATTCGGGAACCGAAGCTTGTATGTCTGTGTTGCGGCTGATGCGGGCTTTCACTAATCGGGAAAAGATTATTAAGTTTGAAGGCTGTTATCATGGTCACGCGGATATGTTTCTGGTTAAGGCCGGTTCAGGGGTAGCCACCTTGGGTTTACCCGACTCTCCAGGGGTTCCCAAAACTACTACCAGCAACACGTTAACGGCTCCCTATAACGATTTAGAGGCGGTTAAGGCACTTTTTGAGGAAAATCCCGATCAGATTGCTGGCGTGATTTTAGAGCCTGTGGTGGGCAATGCGGGGTTTATTCCGCCGGATGCGGGTTTTCTGGAAGGGTTACGGGAGATAACCAAAGAACATAAGGCACTATTGGTTTTTGATGAAGTGATGACCGGTTTCCGCATTGCTTACGGTGGGGCGCAAGAAAAGTTCGGCGTAACTCCAGATTTAACCACTTTGGGTAAGGTTATCGGTGGCGGGTTGCCGGTGGGAGCTTATGGGGGTCGTAAGGATATTATGGCTTTAGTTGCCCCAAGTGGCCCCATGTATCAAGCAGGGACGCTTTCCGGAAATCCTCTGGCGATGACAGCCGGTATTAAGACTCTGGAGTTGTTGCAAAAGCCGGGCACTTATGATTATTTGGACCGAGTAACTAAGAAACTGACTCAAGGTCTGTTATCTTTGGCCAAAGAAGCCGGTCATGCTGTCTATGGCGGCAGTATTAGCGGGATGTTTGGTTTCTTTTTTACGGGGGAAACGGTTCATAATTATGAGGATGCAAAGAAATCCGATGTCGCTAAATTTGGTCGTTTTCATCGGGGGATGTTAGAAAGAGGGGTTTATCTGGCTCCTTCTCAGTTTGAAGCGGGCTTTACTTCTTTGGCTCATACGGATGAAGATATTGATAAGACTCTAGAAGCGGCTAAAGAAGTGTTTTCTAGTTTGTAA
- the fumC gene encoding class II fumarate hydratase, translated as MDQFRIETDSLGEVKVPADKLWGAQTQRSLEYFNIGDDLMPREMITAYVILKKASAIVNHRGGRLGDEQKDLICQVCDEILAGQHQDQFPLKVWMTGSGTQFNMNVNEVISNRCCQIAGTPIGSKKPVHPNDHVNCAMSTNDSFPAAMCIAAAQGVKERLIPSIQQLRDALDAKAQAWADIIKIGRTHMQDATPLTLGQEFSGYVGMLDDNLERLENSLQGVYQLALGGTAVGTGINAAPGFDVEAAAAIAEISGLPFVTAPNKFTVQGSHDALVMLSGVLKTLAASLYKIANDIRLLSCGPRCGFNELHIPENEPGSSIMPGKVNPTQCEALSMLAVQVMANDLAVTFGGGGGYLEMNVYKPLMIFNILKSIRLLQDGCHNFRQFLVEGTQPNTKQIDYFLQRSLMLVTALSPVIGYDKAGYVAHYALDHDLTLKDATLKLCQEITEEEYDRIVDPSKMVHPYVAES; from the coding sequence ATGGACCAATTTCGAATTGAAACCGATAGTCTCGGAGAAGTTAAAGTTCCTGCCGATAAACTCTGGGGAGCGCAAACCCAGAGATCTTTAGAATACTTTAACATTGGCGATGATCTCATGCCGCGAGAAATGATTACCGCCTATGTTATCCTCAAAAAAGCATCCGCGATCGTTAATCATCGGGGTGGTCGTCTTGGAGACGAGCAAAAAGACCTCATCTGTCAGGTTTGTGATGAGATTTTAGCTGGACAACATCAAGATCAATTTCCCCTCAAAGTTTGGATGACCGGCAGTGGTACTCAGTTTAACATGAATGTTAATGAGGTCATCTCTAACCGATGTTGTCAGATAGCCGGGACACCCATCGGCAGTAAAAAACCCGTGCATCCCAACGATCATGTTAACTGTGCTATGTCTACGAATGATTCTTTTCCGGCTGCCATGTGCATCGCCGCAGCACAAGGAGTCAAAGAGCGGCTTATCCCCAGTATTCAACAGTTACGGGATGCCCTGGATGCTAAAGCACAGGCATGGGCAGATATTATTAAAATTGGGCGTACCCATATGCAGGATGCTACCCCCCTAACTTTGGGACAAGAGTTTTCTGGTTATGTGGGGATGTTAGATGATAATCTCGAGCGGCTTGAAAACAGTCTACAAGGGGTTTATCAATTAGCATTAGGAGGGACAGCAGTAGGAACTGGTATTAATGCGGCTCCGGGTTTTGATGTGGAAGCGGCTGCCGCCATTGCAGAAATTAGCGGACTGCCTTTCGTCACTGCTCCTAATAAGTTTACCGTGCAAGGTTCCCATGATGCTTTAGTGATGCTCAGTGGTGTTTTAAAAACCCTTGCCGCTTCTTTGTACAAAATTGCTAATGATATTCGTTTGTTAAGTTGTGGTCCGCGTTGCGGGTTTAATGAACTGCATATTCCCGAAAATGAACCCGGTTCATCAATTATGCCGGGTAAGGTTAACCCGACTCAGTGCGAAGCTTTATCAATGTTGGCGGTGCAGGTTATGGCTAATGATCTGGCTGTGACATTTGGCGGCGGTGGCGGCTATTTAGAGATGAATGTTTATAAACCGTTGATGATTTTTAACATTCTTAAATCTATCCGCTTACTGCAAGATGGCTGTCATAATTTCCGCCAATTCTTAGTAGAAGGAACTCAACCGAATACTAAACAAATTGATTATTTCTTGCAGCGATCATTAATGTTAGTAACGGCTTTGAGTCCGGTAATTGGCTATGATAAAGCAGGTTATGTGGCTCATTATGCTTTAGATCACGATTTAACCTTAAAAGATGCCACATTAAAACTGTGTCAGGAAATCACTGAGGAAGAATATGATCGCATTGTTGACCCAAGTAAGATGGTACATCCTTACGTAGCTGAAAGTTAA
- a CDS encoding NAD(P)H-dependent oxidoreductase: MNSSVLSTPQLLEQLQWRYATKKFDSTKKIPAEIWNVLEQSLVLSPSSFGLQPWKFFVVTNPETRQQLLEHSWGQKQVVEASHLVVLTIKKDINDDDVDRYIKRMAQVREQSVESLEGFSNVVKNFLKQPPYPLNLNEWSTRQVYIALGQFMTSAAVLGIDTCPMEGFNPPKYDEILGLTPLGYASVVVCPAGYRASDDKYAVLPKVRYPIEEVIQYL, from the coding sequence ATGAATAGCTCTGTACTTTCAACCCCTCAACTGCTCGAACAACTTCAGTGGCGATATGCTACTAAAAAGTTTGACAGCACCAAAAAGATTCCTGCCGAAATTTGGAACGTATTAGAACAGAGTTTAGTGCTGAGTCCTTCATCCTTTGGTCTACAGCCTTGGAAATTTTTTGTCGTCACCAACCCAGAAACTCGTCAACAATTACTAGAGCATTCCTGGGGACAAAAACAAGTTGTAGAAGCGTCTCATTTAGTGGTACTAACCATTAAAAAAGACATCAACGACGACGATGTAGATCGTTATATAAAAAGAATGGCCCAAGTGCGAGAGCAAAGTGTAGAAAGCTTAGAAGGTTTTAGCAATGTTGTTAAAAACTTTTTAAAGCAACCTCCCTATCCTCTCAATCTTAATGAATGGTCAACCCGACAAGTGTATATTGCCCTAGGACAATTTATGACCAGTGCGGCTGTATTAGGAATTGATACTTGTCCGATGGAAGGATTTAATCCGCCTAAATATGATGAAATTTTAGGATTGACACCACTAGGATATGCTTCAGTTGTGGTTTGTCCTGCCGGCTATCGGGCGAGTGATGACAAGTACGCTGTTCTGCCAAAAGTTCGTTATCCAATTGAAGAAGTTATTCAATATCTATAG
- a CDS encoding Uma2 family endonuclease, which translates to MTAITINADSINLSDEQFFQFCQDNRDLRIERNTNGDIIIMPPVGGASGNRNGRLTQQLFNWSDLDGTGIAFDSSTGFTLPNGADRSPDAAWIPLEKWNNLTSTEQEKFLPLCPDFVVELRSPSDSLSATQKKMQEYLNNGTRLAWLINRQDRKIEIYRQNQDVEILDNPTTLSGENILPGLILNLELIW; encoded by the coding sequence ATGACTGCTATAACAATCAACGCTGATTCTATTAATCTGAGTGATGAGCAATTTTTTCAATTTTGCCAAGATAACCGAGACTTAAGAATTGAACGCAATACGAATGGAGATATAATTATCATGCCCCCAGTTGGCGGAGCATCGGGGAATCGTAACGGAAGACTAACCCAACAGTTGTTTAATTGGTCAGATCTTGACGGAACTGGAATAGCCTTTGATTCTTCAACAGGATTTACCCTTCCTAATGGTGCTGACCGTTCTCCTGATGCCGCCTGGATACCCTTAGAAAAATGGAATAATTTAACCTCAACTGAACAAGAAAAGTTTCTGCCCTTATGTCCGGATTTTGTGGTTGAATTACGCTCGCCAAGTGATAGTTTATCAGCCACTCAAAAAAAAATGCAAGAGTATCTAAATAATGGAACTCGTTTAGCTTGGTTAATCAATCGTCAAGACCGCAAAATAGAAATTTATCGTCAAAATCAAGATGTAGAAATTTTAGATAATCCTACAACTTTATCAGGAGAAAATATTTTACCTGGCTTGATTTTAAATCTTGAGTTAATTTGGTAA
- the hisIE gene encoding bifunctional phosphoribosyl-AMP cyclohydrolase/phosphoribosyl-ATP diphosphatase HisIE, whose protein sequence is MSVSSLIDAIPLDQIRYNEQGLVPAIAQDYLDGTVLMMAWMNRESLQKTLETGETWYWSRSREELWNKGATSGHIQKVKSIRYDCDSDALLVTVEQIGDIACHTGQRSCFHQVDSTKIAPPADTLSGVFDVIKDRRDNPTEGSYTCKLLEGGDNKILKKIGEEAAEVVMACKDDDPDAIAGEVADLFYHTLVALAHHKVELRDVYRKLQGRRR, encoded by the coding sequence ATGTCTGTATCATCTCTCATCGATGCCATCCCACTCGATCAAATCCGCTACAATGAACAGGGGTTAGTCCCGGCGATCGCTCAAGACTACCTAGATGGGACAGTCTTAATGATGGCATGGATGAACCGAGAATCTCTGCAAAAAACCCTAGAAACCGGAGAAACTTGGTATTGGAGCCGCTCAAGAGAGGAATTATGGAATAAAGGCGCAACCTCGGGTCATATTCAAAAAGTTAAATCCATTCGCTATGATTGTGATAGTGACGCGCTCTTAGTCACAGTAGAACAAATTGGCGACATTGCCTGTCACACCGGACAAAGAAGTTGTTTCCATCAGGTAGACTCCACAAAAATCGCCCCACCCGCAGACACTTTATCGGGAGTATTTGATGTTATAAAAGATCGCCGAGATAACCCTACTGAAGGTTCTTACACCTGTAAATTACTCGAAGGCGGCGATAATAAAATCCTCAAGAAAATCGGCGAAGAAGCCGCAGAAGTAGTCATGGCTTGTAAAGATGATGACCCTGATGCTATTGCCGGAGAAGTTGCCGACCTATTTTATCATACTTTGGTGGCTTTAGCTCATCATAAAGTAGAATTACGGGACGTTTACCGCAAACTACAAGGTAGAAGACGGTAA